In Chryseobacterium camelliae, one DNA window encodes the following:
- a CDS encoding DUF2147 domain-containing protein, with protein sequence MKKLLAAFIFSLFSVMSFAQIEGKWKTIDDETKQAKSIVEIYKKSDGKYYGKVSQLLIKPANANCVECKDDRKNKPILGMEIIRGLKKDGNEFTGGSITDPKTGKTYKCTITRSGDQLNVRGYFGLSIIGRTQTWTKVN encoded by the coding sequence ATGAAAAAATTATTAGCAGCCTTTATCTTTTCTTTGTTCAGTGTGATGTCTTTTGCACAGATCGAAGGAAAATGGAAAACGATAGACGATGAAACCAAACAGGCCAAGTCTATTGTAGAGATCTATAAGAAATCAGACGGTAAATATTACGGGAAAGTTTCCCAGCTTTTGATTAAGCCGGCCAATGCGAACTGTGTGGAATGTAAAGATGACCGTAAAAACAAACCGATTCTCGGGATGGAAATTATCCGCGGCCTTAAAAAGGACGGTAATGAATTTACCGGGGGATCCATTACAGATCCTAAAACCGGAAAAACCTATAAATGTACTATTACAAGAAGCGGAGACCAGCTGAATGTAAGAGGATATTTCGGGCTTTCCATTATCGGGCGGACCCAGACCTGGACAAAAGTGAATTAA
- a CDS encoding ArnT family glycosyltransferase: protein MNQNQLLTSRQIIMLYIGFSIVYISGLFIPLMENDSAQHASMAMRMALNNDFLHIFKGENPYLDKPHMHFWLAALSMKIFGINHIAYRIPALLCLALGVFSTKKLAEILYDNKNTGYLASLIFLSAQTIILSAHDVRTDAVLTGFIIFSIWQFVRFIKTQNIFSAVLAGLGTALAFSSKGLMAIVIIGFCIFAYLLYSREWKKFFNFKIVIAALSFATGIVPVLYAYHVQFGEEGIRFILFNQSVNRLTASGFEETSPDYLFFFHTLLWAFLPFSLAFYFGVFEKTAFFIKTRFRKTEGYEFLTLGGFWLVMLVFSASKFKLPHYLNGLIAVLSVLTAAYLFEMYRKNSIKKIKILYGIQLFVIFAVLIGIVLLTVYFTGIPHIIMYLVAAAVYGCLIKVIFSKTDYFRKYVSASLIFAIAVNIYLNTQFYPVLTQYQGSLKLAQFVNKNHIKKDRIFMLKGYEPWAFDFYTKRNTPRVDAGTLKKGDYLVVYDEHLNQVGRKYKVVDQENHYRITRLSLKFLNPKTREQQYEKMSLLEIAE, encoded by the coding sequence ATGAATCAAAATCAACTGCTGACGTCCCGCCAGATCATCATGCTCTATATAGGCTTTTCAATCGTCTATATTTCAGGGCTTTTTATCCCGCTGATGGAAAATGATTCTGCGCAGCATGCTTCCATGGCCATGAGGATGGCCCTGAATAATGATTTCCTCCATATCTTTAAAGGAGAAAACCCTTACCTGGATAAACCGCATATGCACTTCTGGCTGGCTGCGCTGTCCATGAAAATTTTTGGTATCAACCACATTGCCTACAGGATTCCGGCACTCCTGTGCCTTGCCCTGGGAGTATTTTCCACTAAGAAGCTTGCTGAAATCCTGTACGACAATAAAAATACGGGGTACTTGGCTTCACTGATTTTCCTTTCGGCACAAACAATCATCCTTTCTGCCCATGATGTAAGGACCGACGCTGTACTGACAGGCTTTATTATCTTTTCAATCTGGCAGTTTGTGCGCTTTATTAAAACGCAGAATATTTTTAGTGCGGTTCTTGCAGGACTGGGAACAGCCCTTGCTTTTTCCTCAAAAGGGCTTATGGCCATTGTGATCATCGGCTTCTGTATTTTTGCTTATCTGCTGTATTCAAGGGAGTGGAAAAAGTTTTTTAACTTTAAAATCGTGATTGCGGCATTGAGTTTTGCTACCGGAATTGTACCGGTCCTGTACGCCTACCATGTTCAGTTCGGGGAAGAGGGAATACGGTTCATTCTATTCAATCAAAGTGTCAACAGGTTGACTGCAAGCGGTTTTGAAGAGACCAGCCCCGATTATTTGTTCTTTTTCCATACCCTGCTATGGGCATTCCTTCCGTTTTCCCTGGCTTTTTATTTCGGCGTGTTTGAAAAGACGGCGTTTTTCATTAAAACCAGGTTCAGGAAAACTGAAGGTTACGAATTCCTCACATTAGGAGGATTCTGGTTGGTTATGCTGGTTTTCTCGGCCTCAAAATTCAAGCTGCCGCATTATCTCAATGGTCTTATAGCGGTCTTATCTGTCTTAACAGCGGCATATCTCTTTGAAATGTACAGGAAAAACAGTATTAAAAAAATAAAGATCCTATATGGTATCCAGCTGTTTGTGATCTTTGCCGTGCTTATCGGTATCGTTCTTCTTACGGTGTATTTTACGGGAATTCCCCATATCATCATGTATCTTGTTGCAGCAGCAGTTTATGGATGCCTGATCAAGGTTATTTTTTCAAAAACAGACTATTTCAGAAAGTATGTTTCTGCATCGTTGATATTTGCCATTGCAGTCAACATATACCTGAATACCCAGTTTTATCCTGTCCTCACCCAATATCAGGGAAGCCTGAAGCTGGCTCAGTTTGTCAACAAAAATCATATTAAAAAAGACAGAATCTTCATGCTTAAAGGCTATGAACCCTGGGCATTTGATTTCTATACCAAAAGAAATACACCCAGGGTAGATGCGGGTACTTTAAAAAAAGGAGATTATCTTGTTGTGTATGACGAGCATCTGAACCAGGTTGGCAGAAAATATAAAGTTGTTGATCAGGAAAACCATTACCGGATCACCAGATTGTCTTTGAAATTTCTGAATCCCAAGACCCGGGAACAGCAGTATGAAAAGATGTCTTTACTAGAGATTGCAGAATAA
- a CDS encoding glycosyltransferase family 2 protein, with amino-acid sequence MNHNQFYSLVIPMYNEQGNAGLLIDRIREAMAGYRYELILIDDHSKDGTVKEIIEKNDPNVVLIQLKKNYGQSSAMMAGFDYASGDYIITLDGDLQNDPSDIPAMVNLLESGDYDLVVGKRQKRKDSSVRTIPSRIANFIIKRTTKLNISDQGCALKVFTKDTAKDLNLYGENHRFISLMAHLNGARIAEMPVKHHARQFGVSKYGMNRTFKVINDLLLVLFNQKYLSKPIYLFGNIGLVAFILGMLINVYLLIVKLMGHDIGGRPLLILGVLLVFIGIQFFTTGIIIDMLMKTYYESQSKRPFNIRKITSFGENQS; translated from the coding sequence ATGAATCATAATCAGTTTTACTCTCTGGTCATCCCCATGTATAATGAACAGGGCAACGCAGGACTTCTCATAGACCGTATCCGGGAGGCTATGGCAGGATACCGCTACGAGCTTATCCTTATCGACGACCATTCGAAAGACGGAACGGTAAAAGAAATCATCGAAAAAAACGATCCTAATGTCGTGCTGATCCAGCTGAAAAAGAATTACGGGCAAAGCTCTGCCATGATGGCGGGCTTTGATTATGCTTCCGGGGATTACATCATTACCCTTGACGGAGACCTTCAGAATGATCCCAGCGATATTCCGGCTATGGTAAACCTCCTTGAAAGCGGAGATTATGACCTTGTGGTAGGAAAGCGCCAGAAAAGGAAAGATTCTTCAGTACGCACCATTCCTTCCAGGATTGCCAACTTCATCATCAAGAGAACAACAAAGCTTAACATCTCCGACCAGGGCTGTGCCCTGAAAGTATTCACCAAGGACACGGCAAAAGACCTGAACCTGTATGGTGAGAACCATCGGTTCATCAGCTTAATGGCCCACCTGAACGGCGCCAGGATTGCAGAAATGCCTGTCAAGCATCACGCACGACAGTTTGGAGTGAGCAAGTATGGGATGAACAGGACTTTTAAGGTCATCAATGACCTTCTGCTGGTGCTATTCAACCAAAAATACCTTTCCAAGCCTATTTACCTTTTCGGAAATATCGGTCTTGTGGCATTTATTCTTGGAATGCTGATCAATGTGTATCTGCTGATCGTCAAATTAATGGGGCATGATATCGGAGGACGGCCTTTGCTTATTTTAGGGGTATTGCTTGTTTTCATCGGAATCCAGTTTTTCACAACGGGGATCATTATCGATATGCTGATGAAGACGTACTATGAATCTCAGAGCAAGCGTCCTTTCAACATCAGAAAAATAACCAGTTTTGGAGAGAACCAATCTTAA
- a CDS encoding lysylphosphatidylglycerol synthase transmembrane domain-containing protein — MERTNLKKVLINAVKIIISIGLLYFVFKKIPFREVAGLWSTVSIPYVLAAAVFFLASQVLSTKRLEFYLEANHFRLSFRSNLELYFLGMFYNFFIPGGIGGDAYKVYLLNKKFGWSVKKITSALFNDRLSGLLAICVLILLSSGFLFDLKWLPVIVIAIISGVFLTLMITKKWFPAYQSVFYTTLACSIAIQGLQVICFVLLLKSLGVDGHFAIYTVTFLGSSILSLISFAGIGVREVLFLQASKYFDFDPAVSVSASLLFTVITAFFSFFGVFFQLRKLHLHLKEN, encoded by the coding sequence TTGGAGAGAACCAATCTTAAAAAAGTACTGATCAATGCAGTAAAAATTATTATCAGCATTGGATTACTGTATTTTGTCTTTAAAAAAATTCCCTTCCGGGAGGTGGCCGGGCTCTGGTCTACCGTCAGCATACCCTATGTCCTGGCGGCAGCGGTTTTCTTTCTGGCTTCGCAGGTCCTTTCGACAAAACGACTGGAATTTTACCTGGAAGCCAACCACTTCCGATTAAGCTTCAGGAGCAATCTGGAACTGTACTTCCTGGGAATGTTCTATAATTTTTTTATTCCCGGCGGTATTGGAGGGGATGCTTATAAGGTATACCTGCTAAACAAGAAATTCGGATGGAGCGTCAAAAAGATCACTTCTGCCCTTTTTAACGACAGGCTGAGCGGCTTACTGGCGATCTGTGTGCTGATCCTGTTATCGTCCGGCTTTTTGTTTGACCTGAAATGGCTTCCAGTGATTGTTATTGCGATTATTTCAGGAGTCTTCCTAACGCTGATGATTACCAAAAAGTGGTTTCCTGCCTACCAATCTGTATTTTATACTACCCTTGCCTGTTCCATAGCGATTCAGGGGCTTCAGGTGATCTGTTTTGTACTGTTGCTGAAAAGCCTGGGAGTAGACGGACATTTTGCCATCTATACCGTGACGTTTCTGGGAAGCTCCATATTAAGCCTGATTTCCTTTGCGGGAATCGGGGTGCGGGAAGTCCTGTTCCTGCAGGCGTCGAAGTATTTTGATTTCGATCCGGCGGTATCTGTATCTGCTTCACTGCTTTTTACGGTTATTACCGCATTTTTCTCATTCTTCGGAGTCTTCTTCCAGCTGAGAAAGCTTCATTTACACCTTAAAGAAAACTGA